Proteins encoded in a region of the Streptomyces sp. NBC_00310 genome:
- a CDS encoding ABC transporter substrate-binding protein, with protein sequence MHLTPSGLSVPGPSRRTLLRGIGGAAALGAGVPLLSACGGSGGTAADSKTVTLGSNASDAVPKKAFAEIYAAFKKQSGITVDVNTKDHNTFQEQINTYLQGTPDDVFHWFAGYRMQFFAAKGLASPIDDVWDKIGGNFPEAMKKLSKGADGKFYFVPLYTYPWALFYRKSVFQEKGYEVPTTWDQLIALCKQMEKDKLVPIAFGDKDAWPAMGTFDQLNFRTNGYDFHVELMAGKASWTDAKVRKVFDLWAELLPYHQEGAVGRTWQDAAQTLASKKAGMYLLGTFVGQQFTNKDDLDDLDFFAFPEIDPAYGQDTVEAPTDGFMLSKAPKNKAGAAKLLEFLGTPEAEQIYLKADPNVVAASTKADTSSYSPLQKKAYEMISGAKSLTQFMDRDSRPDFTSTVMQPALQKFIRDPKGVDSLLSSIERQKKTIFAS encoded by the coding sequence ATGCATCTCACACCTTCCGGTCTCTCCGTCCCCGGCCCGAGCCGTCGCACCCTGCTGCGCGGCATAGGCGGGGCCGCGGCACTCGGCGCTGGAGTCCCCCTGCTCAGCGCCTGTGGCGGCAGCGGCGGCACGGCCGCCGACTCGAAGACCGTCACCCTCGGCTCCAACGCGTCGGACGCGGTGCCGAAGAAGGCGTTCGCCGAGATCTACGCGGCCTTCAAGAAGCAGTCCGGGATCACGGTCGACGTGAACACCAAGGACCACAACACGTTCCAGGAGCAGATCAACACCTACCTGCAGGGCACGCCGGACGACGTGTTCCACTGGTTCGCGGGCTACCGCATGCAGTTCTTCGCGGCGAAGGGCCTCGCCAGCCCGATCGACGACGTGTGGGACAAGATCGGGGGCAACTTCCCCGAGGCGATGAAGAAGCTCAGCAAGGGCGCGGACGGCAAGTTCTACTTCGTGCCGCTGTACACGTACCCCTGGGCGCTCTTCTACCGCAAGAGCGTCTTCCAGGAGAAGGGCTACGAGGTTCCCACCACGTGGGACCAGCTGATCGCCCTCTGCAAGCAGATGGAGAAGGACAAGCTCGTCCCGATCGCCTTCGGCGACAAGGACGCCTGGCCGGCGATGGGCACCTTCGACCAGCTCAACTTCCGCACCAACGGCTACGACTTCCACGTCGAGCTGATGGCGGGCAAGGCGTCCTGGACGGACGCCAAGGTGCGCAAGGTCTTCGACCTGTGGGCCGAGCTGTTGCCGTACCACCAGGAGGGCGCCGTCGGCCGTACCTGGCAGGACGCCGCGCAGACCCTGGCGTCGAAGAAGGCCGGCATGTACCTGCTGGGCACCTTCGTGGGCCAGCAGTTCACGAACAAGGACGACCTGGACGACCTGGACTTCTTCGCCTTCCCGGAGATCGACCCGGCGTACGGCCAGGACACCGTCGAGGCCCCCACCGACGGCTTCATGCTCAGCAAGGCCCCGAAGAACAAGGCGGGCGCGGCCAAGCTGCTGGAGTTCCTCGGCACCCCGGAGGCCGAGCAGATCTACCTGAAGGCCGACCCGAACGTGGTGGCGGCCTCCACCAAGGCCGACACCTCCTCGTACTCGCCGCTGCAGAAGAAGGCGTACGAGATGATCTCCGGCGCCAAGAGCCTCACCCAGTTCATGGACCGCGACAGCCGCCCGGACTTCACCTCCACGGTGATGCAGCCGGCGCTGCAGAAGTTCATCCGCGACCCCAAGGGCGTCGACAGCCTGCTCTCGTCCATCGAGCGCCAGAAGAAGACGATCTTCGCGTCCTGA
- a CDS encoding sensor histidine kinase: MRWALVKVCLAVTAMVVVAFAVPLGLVVKEMARDRAFSGAEREAAAIAPALSITTDREQLERVVASAGSDDGMAVHIPADGTGSAALDLGRQRALDEDIVTVRKLGRASTTEVPGGSTLLQPTALSSGEIAVVEVYVPESEVSNGVATAWAVLAGVGALLIVGSVAVADRLGVRMVRPARRLVESAHELGEGQLGARVPEKGPKELRLAAVAFNAMADQVVQLLANERELAADLSHRLRTPLTVLRLNAASLGDGPAAEQTRAAVEQLEREVDTIIRTAREAKPQTAVAGPGAGCDAAEVVRERMAFWSALAEDEGRKWRVAGIERPVRIPVARADLAAALDALLGNVFRHTAEGTAFAVDVHNGEDAVIVLVSDAGPGIADPEAAMARGRGSGSDGSTGLGLDIVRRLAESTGGDVRLGSSVLGGTEVRIWIQLNGRDARDGRASGRKGHRGVSVRRRKHTKALSASP, translated from the coding sequence ATGAGGTGGGCACTGGTCAAGGTGTGTCTGGCGGTGACGGCGATGGTCGTGGTGGCGTTCGCGGTGCCGCTCGGGCTGGTCGTCAAGGAGATGGCGCGGGACCGGGCCTTCTCGGGCGCCGAGCGGGAGGCGGCGGCGATCGCCCCGGCGCTCTCCATCACCACCGACCGGGAGCAGTTGGAGCGGGTCGTCGCCTCGGCCGGGTCGGACGACGGGATGGCGGTCCACATACCGGCGGACGGTACGGGGTCCGCCGCGCTCGACCTGGGCCGGCAGCGGGCCTTGGACGAGGACATCGTGACCGTGCGGAAGCTGGGCCGGGCCTCCACCACCGAGGTGCCGGGCGGGTCCACGCTGCTCCAGCCGACCGCGCTCAGCTCCGGCGAGATAGCGGTCGTCGAGGTGTATGTGCCCGAGTCGGAGGTGAGCAACGGGGTCGCCACGGCGTGGGCGGTGCTCGCCGGGGTGGGCGCCCTGCTGATCGTCGGCTCGGTCGCGGTGGCCGACCGGCTCGGGGTGCGTATGGTCCGGCCCGCGCGGCGGCTGGTCGAGAGCGCGCACGAACTGGGGGAGGGGCAACTGGGCGCGCGGGTACCGGAGAAGGGGCCCAAGGAGCTGCGGCTGGCGGCGGTGGCGTTCAACGCGATGGCCGACCAGGTGGTCCAGCTGCTGGCGAACGAGAGGGAGTTGGCGGCAGACCTGTCGCACCGCCTGCGGACACCGCTGACCGTGCTGCGGCTGAACGCGGCCTCGCTCGGCGACGGGCCGGCCGCCGAGCAGACGCGGGCGGCGGTCGAGCAGCTGGAGCGGGAGGTCGACACGATCATCCGTACGGCGCGGGAGGCCAAGCCGCAGACCGCGGTGGCGGGGCCCGGCGCCGGGTGCGACGCGGCCGAGGTGGTCCGGGAGCGGATGGCGTTCTGGTCGGCGCTCGCGGAGGACGAGGGCCGCAAGTGGCGGGTGGCCGGTATCGAGCGCCCGGTCCGCATACCCGTCGCCCGGGCCGACCTCGCCGCTGCCCTGGACGCCCTCCTCGGCAATGTCTTCCGGCACACGGCGGAGGGCACCGCGTTCGCTGTCGACGTTCACAACGGCGAGGACGCGGTGATCGTTCTCGTCTCCGACGCCGGCCCCGGCATCGCCGACCCCGAGGCGGCCATGGCTCGGGGCCGCGGCTCCGGCAGCGACGGCTCGACCGGTCTGGGCCTCGACATCGTGCGTCGACTCGCCGAGTCGACCGGCGGCGATGTGCGCCTGGGGTCGTCGGTGCTGGGCGGCACCGAGGTGCGGATCTGGATCCAGTTGAACGGTCGTGACGCGAGGGACGGGAGGGCGTCAGGGCGGAAGGGGCACCGGGGCGTTTCCGTACGCCGGCGCAAACACACCAAGGCGCTCTCCGCCTCCCCGTAG
- a CDS encoding response regulator transcription factor, with the protein MARVLVVEDDQFVRSALIRHLTDAGHTVRSVGTALEALREVAHVRFDVVILDLGLPDLDGSEALKMLRGITDVPVIIATARDDETEIVRLLNAGADDYLTKPFSVEHLSARMAAVLRRSRAFAGEAPPSTVIRVGGLAIDPLRRQAELDGVRLDLTRREFDLLAFLAGRPGVVVPRKELLAEVWQQSYGDDQTIDVHLSWLRRKLGETAAKPRYLHTLRGVGVKLEPPGAGARP; encoded by the coding sequence ATGGCACGTGTGCTCGTGGTCGAGGACGACCAGTTCGTACGCTCGGCGCTGATCAGGCATCTGACGGACGCCGGACACACCGTGCGCAGCGTCGGTACGGCCCTGGAGGCGCTGCGCGAGGTCGCGCATGTCCGCTTCGACGTGGTCATCCTCGACCTCGGGCTGCCCGACCTCGACGGCTCGGAGGCACTGAAGATGCTGCGCGGCATCACGGACGTCCCGGTGATCATCGCGACCGCGCGGGACGACGAGACGGAGATCGTCCGCCTGTTGAACGCGGGCGCGGACGACTACCTGACCAAGCCGTTCTCGGTCGAGCACCTGTCCGCCCGGATGGCGGCCGTACTGCGCCGCTCCCGCGCCTTCGCCGGGGAGGCACCGCCGTCCACGGTCATCCGCGTCGGCGGCCTCGCGATCGATCCGCTGCGCCGCCAGGCCGAGCTGGACGGCGTACGACTCGACCTCACCCGGCGCGAGTTCGACCTGCTCGCCTTCCTCGCCGGACGGCCCGGCGTCGTCGTCCCGCGCAAGGAGCTGCTGGCCGAGGTGTGGCAGCAGTCGTACGGGGACGACCAGACCATCGACGTGCATCTGTCGTGGCTGCGGCGGAAGTTGGGGGAGACGGCGGCGAAGCCGCGCTATCTGCACACGTTGCGGGGGGTCGGCGTGAAGCTGGAGCCACCCGGGGCGGGGGCGCGGCCATGA